One Deltaproteobacteria bacterium genomic region harbors:
- a CDS encoding GvpL/GvpF family gas vesicle protein, whose translation MQEEGLGLYLYCLYAGGNSLSVRGTETGIPDLVGIDGDHKVFTLSKGDIHAALSLVPLQEFDAGPLEQRMGDLEWVAPRVLIHERIIEEIMAAYPVMPLRFCTIFAATDRIEELLEIHHAKITRFLSDITDKEEWGVKGYIKGGRLGEALETLSPALRANEVNLREASLPVRGTQTGPGQAYLLRKKMALAVKDGLDSVVAQITEEVFQGLLVHAVKGIRTKTLQVEDGEERREMALNAALLVPRSDVKSFLGCVKETEERYRSHGLSLSVTGPWPPYNFCPVFGDEIAQG comes from the coding sequence ATGCAAGAAGAAGGGTTAGGACTTTATCTTTATTGCCTTTACGCTGGCGGGAACAGCCTGTCTGTACGGGGCACGGAGACAGGTATCCCTGACCTTGTCGGAATCGATGGGGACCATAAAGTTTTCACCTTATCCAAAGGTGACATTCATGCCGCGTTATCCTTAGTCCCTTTGCAAGAATTTGACGCGGGGCCGTTGGAGCAGAGGATGGGGGATCTTGAATGGGTTGCCCCCCGGGTTTTAATCCACGAGCGCATTATCGAAGAAATCATGGCAGCCTATCCCGTTATGCCCCTTCGATTCTGCACCATCTTTGCTGCCACAGACAGGATAGAAGAACTTCTCGAGATTCATCATGCGAAAATTACCCGTTTTCTCTCGGACATCACAGATAAGGAGGAGTGGGGGGTCAAGGGATATATAAAAGGTGGCCGACTTGGAGAGGCCTTAGAAACGCTTAGTCCCGCGCTACGAGCCAATGAGGTAAACCTGCGGGAAGCGTCCCTGCCTGTGCGGGGCACGCAGACAGGTCCTGGGCAGGCATATCTCTTGAGGAAAAAAATGGCCTTGGCCGTCAAGGATGGGCTTGACAGTGTGGTGGCCCAAATTACGGAGGAAGTGTTTCAGGGTTTACTTGTCCACGCAGTAAAAGGGATAAGGACCAAAACGTTGCAGGTAGAAGATGGCGAGGAAAGGAGAGAAATGGCCCTCAATGCAGCCCTTTTGGTCCCAAGGAGTGATGTAAAGAGCTTTCTGGGGTGCGTCAAAGAGACAGAAGAGAGATATCGCAGTCACGGGCTTAGCCTTAGTGTGACAGGGCCTTGGCCTCCTTACAACTTCTGTCCCGTTTTTGGCGATGAAATTGCCCAAGGGTAG